A stretch of Helicobacter pylori oki112 DNA encodes these proteins:
- a CDS encoding restriction endonuclease subunit S produces MHKIERLLQTLAPKGVEFRTLEEIFEIKNGYTPSKNNPEFWEKGTIPWFRMEDIRENGRILKDSIQHITPKALKGKKLFPKNSIIISTTATIGEHALLIVDSLANQQFTFLSKKANCNIALDMKFFFYQCFLLGEWCKKNTNVSGFASVDMTAFKKYKFPIPPLEIQQEIVKILDAFTELNTELKARKKQYQYYQNMLLDFKGIHLNHKDAKMGAKTYPKRLKTLLQTLAPKGVEFKTLEEVFEIKNGYTPSKNNPEFWEKGTIPWFRMEDIRENGRILKDSIQHITPKALKGKKLFPKNSIMISTTATIGEHALLIVDSLANQRFTFLSKKANCDLALDMKFFFYQCFLLGEWCKKNTNVSGFASVDMTAFKKYKFPIPPLEIQQEIVKILDQFSILTTDLLAGIPAEIEARKKQYEYYREKLLTFKPLTPHKEVKK; encoded by the coding sequence ATGCATAAAATAGAGCGCTTACTCCAAACTTTAGCGCCTAAGGGGGTGGAGTTTAGGACGCTTGAAGAGATTTTTGAAATTAAAAATGGTTACACCCCATCAAAAAACAATCCTGAATTTTGGGAAAAAGGGACTATCCCTTGGTTTAGAATGGAGGACATTAGAGAAAATGGGAGGATTTTAAAAGACTCTATCCAACACATTACCCCAAAGGCTTTAAAGGGTAAGAAATTATTCCCTAAAAATTCTATTATTATTTCTACAACAGCAACCATAGGCGAACATGCCCTTTTAATCGTTGATTCGTTAGCGAATCAACAATTCACTTTTTTAAGCAAAAAAGCGAATTGTAATATTGCTTTAGACATGAAATTCTTTTTTTATCAATGTTTTCTTTTGGGGGAATGGTGCAAAAAAAATACTAATGTTTCAGGTTTTGCTTCTGTGGATATGACTGCTTTTAAAAAATATAAGTTCCCCATCCCACCCCTAGAAATCCAACAAGAGATTGTTAAGATTTTGGACGCTTTCACAGAATTAAACACAGAATTAAAAGCGCGAAAAAAGCAATACCAATATTACCAAAACATGCTTTTAGACTTTAAGGGCATCCATTTAAACCACAAAGACGCAAAAATGGGCGCAAAAACCTACCCTAAACGCTTGAAAACCTTACTCCAAACTTTAGCGCCTAAGGGGGTGGAGTTTAAAACGCTTGAAGAGGTTTTTGAAATTAAAAATGGTTACACCCCATCAAAAAACAATCCTGAATTTTGGGAAAAAGGGACTATCCCTTGGTTTAGAATGGAAGACATTAGAGAAAATGGGAGGATTTTAAAAGACTCTATCCAACACATTACCCCAAAGGCTTTAAAGGGTAAGAAATTATTCCCTAAAAATTCTATTATGATTTCTACAACAGCAACCATAGGCGAACATGCCCTTTTAATCGTTGATTCGTTAGCGAATCAACGATTCACTTTTTTAAGCAAAAAAGCGAATTGTGATCTTGCTTTAGACATGAAATTCTTTTTTTATCAATGTTTTCTTTTGGGGGAATGGTGCAAAAAAAATACTAATGTTTCAGGTTTTGCTTCTGTGGATATGACCGCTTTTAAAAAATATAAGTTCCCCATCCCACCCCTAGAAATCCAACAAGAGATCGTTAAGATTTTAGATCAATTTTCAATCCTAACCACCGATTTATTAGCCGGTATCCCCGCTGAAATAGAAGCCAGGAAAAAGCAATACGAATATTACCGAGAAAAACTACTGACCTTCAAACCCCTAACCCCCCATAAAGAAGTTAAAAAATGA
- the moaC gene encoding cyclic pyranopterin monophosphate synthase MoaC — protein sequence MPLAHLNEENQPKMVDIGDKETTERIALASGRISMNKEAYDAIVNHCVKKGPVLQTAIIAGIMGAKKTSELIPMCHSIMLNGVDIDILEEKETCSFKLYARVKTQAKTGVEMEALMSVSIGLLTIYDMVKAIDKSMTISGVMLEHKSGGKSGDYNAKK from the coding sequence ATGCCACTCGCTCATTTGAATGAAGAAAATCAGCCTAAAATGGTGGATATAGGGGATAAAGAAACCACTGAAAGAATCGCTCTAGCAAGCGGTCGCATCAGCATGAATAAAGAGGCTTATGACGCTATTGTTAATCATTGCGTCAAAAAGGGTCCGGTGTTACAGACTGCTATTATTGCTGGGATTATGGGGGCTAAAAAGACAAGCGAGCTCATTCCCATGTGCCATTCAATCATGCTCAATGGGGTGGATATTGATATTTTAGAAGAAAAAGAGACTTGTAGTTTTAAACTCTATGCGAGAGTCAAAACTCAAGCTAAAACGGGCGTAGAAATGGAAGCGCTAATGAGTGTGAGTATAGGGCTTTTAACCATTTATGACATGGTGAAAGCCATTGATAAGAGCATGACAATTAGCGGTGTGATGTTGGAGCATAAAAGTGGAGGCAAAAGCGGGGATTATAACGCTAAAAAATAG
- the tig gene encoding trigger factor has translation MNLEVKKIDTANARLSAKPSIENLEKRYDKIAQKIAQKVKIDGFRRGKVPLSLVKTRYQAQIEQDAQEEMIQEVLKNAFKELGIENKDLIGSPNLTKFEKKGTHFEIEADIGLKPTIVLDKIKECVPSVGVEIPNEEKIDERLKQLAKDYAKFVDTDAQRKAQNDDKLTIDFEGFIDNAPFEGGKAENFNLILGSKQMLEDFEKALLGMQAGEEKEFPLTFPSGYHAEHLAGKEALFKVKLHQIQAREALEINDELAKIVLANEENATLKLLKERVEGQLFLENKARLYNEELKEKLIENLDEKIVFDLPKTIIEQEMDLLFRNALYSMQATEVKSLQESQEKAKEKRESFRNDATKSVKITFIIDALAKEEKIGVHDNEVFQTLYYEAMMTGQNPENLIEQYRKNNMLAAVKMAMIEDRVLAYLLDKNLPKEQQEILEKMRPNAQKIQAG, from the coding sequence ATGAATCTTGAAGTGAAAAAGATTGACACCGCTAACGCCCGTTTGAGCGCTAAACCTTCCATTGAGAATTTAGAAAAGCGTTATGATAAAATCGCTCAAAAAATCGCCCAAAAAGTTAAAATTGATGGCTTTAGAAGAGGTAAAGTCCCCCTTAGTTTAGTGAAAACCCGTTATCAAGCCCAAATTGAACAAGACGCTCAAGAAGAAATGATTCAAGAGGTTTTAAAAAACGCTTTTAAGGAATTAGGGATTGAAAATAAGGATTTAATCGGCAGCCCCAATCTCACTAAATTTGAAAAAAAAGGCACGCATTTTGAAATAGAAGCGGACATCGGCTTAAAACCCACGATTGTTTTAGACAAGATCAAAGAGTGCGTGCCTAGCGTGGGAGTGGAAATTCCAAATGAAGAAAAAATTGATGAGCGTTTGAAACAGCTCGCTAAAGATTACGCGAAATTTGTGGATACTGACGCTCAAAGAAAAGCTCAAAATGACGATAAATTGACGATTGATTTTGAAGGTTTTATAGATAATGCACCTTTTGAAGGGGGCAAGGCTGAGAATTTTAATTTGATTTTAGGCAGTAAGCAAATGCTAGAAGATTTTGAAAAGGCTCTTTTAGGCATGCAAGCGGGCGAAGAAAAAGAATTCCCTTTGACTTTCCCTAGCGGATACCATGCAGAGCATTTAGCCGGCAAAGAAGCCCTTTTTAAAGTGAAATTACACCAGATTCAAGCGCGTGAAGCGTTAGAAATCAATGACGAACTCGCTAAAATCGTGTTGGCTAATGAAGAAAATGCGACTTTAAAGCTTTTAAAAGAAAGGGTTGAAGGGCAGTTGTTTTTAGAAAATAAAGCCAGACTCTATAACGAAGAGTTGAAAGAAAAATTGATTGAAAATTTAGATGAAAAAATCGTTTTTGATTTGCCTAAAACGATCATAGAGCAAGAAATGGATTTGTTGTTCAGGAACGCTCTTTATTCCATGCAGGCTACGGAAGTCAAATCCTTACAAGAAAGTCAAGAAAAAGCCAAAGAAAAGCGTGAGAGCTTTAGGAACGATGCGACAAAAAGCGTGAAAATCACTTTTATCATTGACGCTTTAGCGAAAGAAGAAAAAATTGGCGTGCATGACAATGAAGTCTTTCAAACTTTGTATTATGAAGCGATGATGACAGGGCAAAACCCAGAAAATCTCATTGAGCAATACCGCAAAAATAACATGTTAGCGGCGGTGAAAATGGCGATGATTGAAGATAGGGTGTTAGCTTATTTGTTGGATAAAAACCTGCCTAAAGAACAGCAAGAAATTTTAGAAAAAATGAGGCCCAACGCTCAAAAAATTCAAGCGGGTTAA
- the hpaA gene encoding flagellar sheath lipoprotein HpaA produces MKANNHFKDFAWKKCLLGVSVVALLVGCNPHIIETNEVTLKLNYHPASEKVQALDEKILLLRPAFQYSDNIAKEYENKFKNQTTLKVEQILQNQGYKVINVDSSDKDDLSFSQKKEGYLVVAMNGEIVLRPDPKRTIQKKSEPGLLFSTGLDKMEGVLIPAGFVKVTILEPMSGESLDSFTMDLSELDIQEKFLKTTHSSHSGGLVSTMVKGTDNSNDAIKSALNKIFANIMQEIDKKLTQKNLESYQKDAKELKNKRNR; encoded by the coding sequence ATGAAAGCAAATAATCATTTTAAAGATTTTGCATGGAAAAAATGCCTTTTAGGCGTGAGCGTGGTGGCTTTGTTAGTGGGATGCAACCCGCATATCATTGAAACCAATGAAGTCACTTTGAAGTTGAATTACCATCCAGCTAGCGAGAAAGTTCAAGCGTTAGATGAAAAGATTTTACTTTTAAGGCCAGCTTTTCAATACAGCGATAATATTGCTAAAGAGTATGAAAACAAATTCAAGAATCAAACCACGCTCAAGGTTGAACAGATTTTGCAAAATCAGGGCTATAAGGTTATTAACGTAGATAGCAGCGATAAAGACGATCTTTCTTTTTCGCAAAAAAAAGAAGGGTATTTGGTTGTTGCTATGAACGGCGAAATTGTTTTACGCCCCGATCCTAAAAGGACCATACAGAAAAAATCAGAACCTGGGTTGTTATTCTCCACTGGTTTGGACAAAATGGAAGGGGTTTTAATCCCGGCCGGGTTTGTCAAGGTTACCATACTAGAGCCTATGAGTGGGGAATCTTTGGATTCTTTTACGATGGATTTGAGCGAGTTGGACATTCAAGAAAAATTCTTAAAAACCACCCATTCAAGCCATAGCGGGGGGTTAGTTAGCACTATGGTTAAGGGAACGGATAATTCTAATGACGCGATCAAGAGCGCTTTGAACAAGATTTTTGCAAATATCATGCAAGAAATAGACAAAAAACTCACTCAAAAGAATTTAGAATCTTATCAAAAAGACGCCAAGGAATTGAAAAACAAGAGAAACCGATAA
- a CDS encoding YifB family Mg chelatase-like AAA ATPase, producing MINTIFCTTMQRGVAEIVAVEATFTRALPAFVISGLANNSIQEAKQRVQSALQNNDFTFPPLKITINLSPSDLPKSGSHFDLPIALLIALQKQELAFKEWFAFGELGLDGKIKPNPNIFPMLLDIAIKHPHAKVIAPKANEELFSLIPNLQCFFVGHFKEALEILQNPETKADTHTKKLPFKTIELNDKEYYFSDAYALDFKEVKGQAVAKEAALIASAGFHNLILEGSPGCGKSMIINRMRYILPPLSLNEILEATKLRILSEQDSAYYPLRSFRNPHQSASKSSILGSSSLKEPKPGEIALAHNGMLFFDELPHFKKDILEALREPLENNKLVISRVHSKIEYETSFLFVGAQNPCLCGNLLSSTKACRCQDREITQYKNRLSEPFLDRIDLFVQMEERNYKDTPSHSWTSKEMHQLVLLAFKQQKLRKQSAFNGKLNEEQIERFCPLNAEAKKLLEQAVERFNLSMRSINKVKKVARTIADLNACEDIEKTHVLKALSFRKIS from the coding sequence ATGATTAACACGATATTTTGCACGACCATGCAAAGGGGAGTGGCAGAAATCGTGGCCGTGGAGGCGACTTTCACAAGGGCTTTGCCGGCGTTTGTGATTTCAGGCTTGGCTAATAACTCTATCCAAGAAGCCAAACAGCGGGTCCAGTCAGCCTTACAGAATAACGATTTCACTTTCCCGCCTTTAAAAATCACCATCAACCTTTCCCCTTCAGATTTGCCCAAATCCGGGAGCCATTTTGATTTGCCTATCGCTCTTTTAATCGCTTTGCAAAAACAAGAGTTGGCTTTTAAAGAGTGGTTTGCTTTTGGGGAGTTAGGGCTTGATGGCAAGATCAAACCCAATCCTAACATTTTCCCCATGCTTTTAGACATTGCCATTAAACACCCCCATGCTAAAGTCATTGCGCCTAAGGCGAATGAGGAGCTTTTTTCGCTTATCCCTAATTTGCAATGCTTTTTTGTGGGGCATTTTAAAGAAGCTTTAGAAATCTTGCAAAACCCTGAAACCAAAGCAGACACCCATACGAAAAAACTACCCTTTAAAACGATAGAATTAAACGATAAAGAGTATTATTTTTCAGACGCCTATGCCTTAGATTTTAAAGAAGTTAAGGGGCAAGCTGTCGCTAAAGAGGCCGCTTTGATCGCTAGCGCTGGGTTTCATAACTTGATTTTAGAGGGAAGTCCAGGGTGTGGGAAAAGCATGATCATTAACCGCATGCGTTATATCTTGCCTCCATTAAGCCTGAATGAAATCCTAGAAGCGACAAAATTACGCATTTTAAGCGAGCAAGACAGCGCCTATTACCCTTTAAGGAGTTTTAGAAACCCTCACCAAAGCGCTTCAAAATCCAGCATTTTAGGCTCAAGCTCTTTAAAAGAGCCAAAACCTGGCGAAATCGCGTTAGCGCATAACGGCATGCTTTTTTTTGATGAATTGCCCCATTTTAAAAAGGATATTTTGGAAGCTTTAAGAGAGCCTTTAGAAAACAATAAATTGGTGATCTCACGAGTGCATAGCAAGATTGAATACGAAACCTCCTTTTTATTTGTAGGGGCTCAAAACCCTTGCTTGTGCGGGAATTTACTCAGCTCAACCAAAGCATGCCGTTGCCAAGATAGAGAAATCACGCAGTATAAAAACCGCTTGAGCGAGCCTTTTTTGGACAGGATTGATTTGTTTGTGCAAATGGAAGAGAGGAATTATAAAGACACGCCGTCGCATTCTTGGACTTCAAAAGAGATGCATCAATTGGTATTATTAGCTTTCAAACAGCAAAAGTTAAGGAAACAGAGCGCTTTTAATGGTAAGCTTAATGAAGAGCAGATAGAGAGATTTTGCCCTTTAAACGCTGAAGCAAAAAAGTTGTTAGAACAGGCGGTTGAAAGGTTTAATCTGTCCATGCGCTCTATTAATAAGGTCAAAAAGGTCGCTAGGACGATTGCGGATTTAAACGCTTGCGAGGATATAGAAAAAACTCATGTGCTTAAAGCGCTGAGTTTTAGAAAGATTTCTTAA
- a CDS encoding heavy metal translocating P-type ATPase — protein sequence MQEYHIHNLDCPDCASKLERDLNKLDYVKKAQINFSTSKLFLDTSDFEKVKAFIKQNEPHLSLSFKEATEKPLSFTPLIVTIMVFLGAILILHLNPSPFIEKAVFFVLALVYLVSGKDVILGAFRGIRKGQFFDENALMLIATIAAFCVGAYEESVSIMVFYSAGEFLQKLAVSRSKKSLKALVDVAPNLAYLKKGDALVSVAPEDLRVNDIVVVKVGEKVPVDGVVVKGESLLDERALSGESMPVNVSERSKVLGGSLNLKAVLEIKVEKMYRDSSIAKVVDLVQQATNEKSETEKFITKFSRYYTPSVLFIALMIAILPPLFSMGSFDEWIYRGLVALMVSCPCALVISVPLGYFGGVGAASRKGILMKGVHVLEVLTQAKSIAFDKTGTLTKGVFKVTDIVPQNGHSKEEVLHYASCSQLLSTHPIALSIQKACEEMLKDDKHQHDIKNYEEVSGMGVKAQCHADLIIAGNEKMLDQFNIAHSPSKENGTIVHVAFNQAYVGYIVISDEIKDDAIECLRDLKVQGIENFCILSGDRKSATESIAQTLGCEYHASLLPEEKTSVFKTFKERYKAPAIFVGDGINDAPTLASADVGIGMGKGSELSKQSADIVITNDSLNSLVKVLAIAKKTKSIIWQNILFALGIKAVFIVLGLMGVASLWEAVFGDVGVTLLALANSMRAMKA from the coding sequence ATGCAAGAATACCACATTCATAATTTGGATTGCCCTGATTGCGCGTCTAAATTAGAAAGGGATTTAAACAAATTAGACTATGTGAAAAAAGCTCAAATCAATTTCAGCACCAGTAAGTTGTTTTTGGACACGAGCGATTTTGAAAAAGTTAAGGCTTTCATCAAGCAGAATGAACCGCATTTGAGTCTGTCTTTTAAAGAGGCCACAGAAAAGCCCTTGAGTTTTACCCCACTTATTGTTACGATCATGGTCTTTTTGGGCGCGATTTTAATCTTACACCTAAACCCTAGCCCTTTTATTGAAAAAGCGGTGTTTTTCGTGTTGGCTTTAGTGTATCTAGTGAGCGGTAAAGATGTGATTTTAGGAGCGTTTCGTGGGATTAGAAAAGGGCAGTTTTTTGATGAAAACGCTTTGATGCTCATTGCAACTATTGCGGCTTTTTGCGTGGGGGCTTATGAAGAGAGCGTGTCTATTATGGTGTTTTATTCAGCGGGCGAATTTTTGCAAAAACTCGCTGTCTCTCGCTCTAAAAAATCCCTTAAGGCTTTAGTGGATGTCGCTCCTAATTTGGCTTATTTGAAAAAGGGCGATGCACTAGTGAGCGTTGCGCCTGAAGATTTAAGAGTCAATGACATTGTGGTGGTGAAAGTTGGCGAAAAAGTGCCTGTGGATGGCGTGGTAGTTAAGGGCGAAAGTTTGCTAGATGAAAGGGCGTTGAGCGGAGAGTCTATGCCTGTTAATGTCAGCGAACGCTCTAAAGTTTTAGGGGGGAGCTTGAATTTAAAAGCGGTCCTTGAAATTAAAGTAGAAAAAATGTATAGAGATTCTTCTATCGCTAAAGTGGTGGATTTGGTCCAACAAGCCACGAATGAAAAGAGCGAAACCGAGAAATTCATCACTAAATTTTCACGCTACTACACCCCAAGCGTTTTATTCATTGCTTTAATGATTGCTATATTACCGCCCTTGTTTTCTATGGGGAGCTTTGATGAGTGGATTTATAGGGGGCTTGTGGCTTTAATGGTGAGCTGTCCTTGCGCGTTAGTGATCTCTGTGCCTTTAGGGTATTTTGGGGGCGTGGGAGCGGCGAGCCGAAAGGGCATTTTAATGAAAGGCGTGCATGTTTTAGAGGTGCTTACCCAAGCTAAAAGCATCGCTTTTGACAAGACCGGCACTTTGACTAAAGGCGTTTTTAAAGTAACAGATATTGTGCCGCAAAACGGGCATTCTAAAGAAGAAGTTTTGCATTACGCTTCTTGTTCGCAGCTTTTATCCACGCACCCGATCGCTTTATCCATTCAAAAAGCATGCGAAGAAATGTTAAAGGACGATAAGCACCAGCATGACATTAAAAATTACGAAGAAGTGAGCGGAATGGGGGTTAAAGCGCAATGCCATGCGGATTTAATCATCGCAGGGAATGAAAAAATGCTCGATCAATTCAATATCGCGCACAGCCCTTCCAAAGAAAACGGCACGATCGTGCATGTGGCTTTCAATCAGGCTTATGTGGGTTATATCGTCATTAGCGATGAGATTAAAGATGACGCCATAGAGTGCTTAAGGGATTTAAAAGTGCAAGGGATAGAAAATTTTTGCATTTTGAGCGGGGACAGAAAAAGCGCGACTGAGAGCATCGCTCAAACTCTAGGCTGTGAATATCATGCGAGCTTGTTGCCTGAAGAAAAAACGAGCGTGTTTAAAACTTTTAAAGAACGCTATAAAGCCCCGGCGATTTTTGTAGGCGATGGCATCAATGACGCTCCGACTCTAGCGAGCGCTGATGTGGGGATTGGCATGGGGAAAGGCTCAGAATTGAGCAAGCAAAGCGCAGACATTGTAATCACCAACGACTCCTTAAATTCGTTAGTGAAAGTTTTAGCGATCGCTAAAAAAACTAAAAGCATCATTTGGCAAAATATCTTGTTCGCTTTGGGGATTAAAGCGGTTTTTATCGTGCTGGGGCTTATGGGGGTAGCGAGCTTGTGGGAAGCGGTCTTTGGCGATGTGGGGGTTACGCTTTTAGCTTTAGCCAACTCCATGCGCGCGATGAAGGCTTAA
- a CDS encoding outer membrane protein: MNKLLKKGFLAFFLSVYLRADDLVTYTILKKEDLGFQRFLAKKCLRGKAHPPCFAEPKKPKKKLFNIDKSSHYYGTSVVQMSWLQSREKFENHSKYRDIPFAEVSLIYGYKQFFPKKERYGFRFYISLDYAYGFFLKNKGVLGDSLRESSQIPKSYREKLQRKETFINAIFYGTGADFLYKRAFGTLILGMNFVGETWFYETKIFKKWAKDLSSVYHPYMFQVMLNVGYRYRFSRYKNWAIEFGVRIPFLTNDYFKTPLYTLHFKRNISVYLTSTYDF, from the coding sequence TTGAATAAACTGCTTAAAAAGGGGTTTTTAGCGTTCTTTTTGAGCGTGTATTTAAGGGCTGATGATCTGGTTACTTACACAATTCTCAAAAAAGAAGATCTAGGATTCCAGCGGTTTTTAGCAAAGAAGTGTTTAAGGGGCAAGGCCCACCCTCCATGTTTTGCTGAGCCTAAAAAGCCCAAAAAAAAACTTTTTAACATAGACAAAAGCTCCCATTATTATGGCACAAGCGTGGTGCAAATGTCATGGCTACAGAGCAGGGAAAAATTTGAAAACCATTCAAAATACCGAGATATTCCTTTTGCTGAAGTCAGTTTGATTTATGGCTATAAACAATTTTTTCCTAAAAAAGAGCGCTATGGTTTCCGCTTTTATATTTCTTTGGACTATGCTTATGGGTTTTTTCTTAAAAATAAGGGCGTGTTGGGCGATAGTTTGAGGGAGAGTTCGCAGATCCCTAAAAGCTATAGAGAAAAATTACAAAGAAAAGAGACTTTTATTAACGCTATTTTTTATGGCACGGGAGCTGACTTTTTATACAAACGCGCTTTCGGGACGCTGATTTTAGGGATGAATTTCGTGGGCGAAACCTGGTTTTATGAAACAAAGATTTTTAAAAAGTGGGCTAAAGATCTTTCAAGCGTTTATCACCCTTACATGTTTCAAGTGATGCTGAATGTGGGGTATCGTTACCGCTTTTCAAGGTATAAGAATTGGGCGATAGAATTTGGCGTGCGCATCCCCTTTTTAACCAATGATTATTTTAAAACCCCTTTATACACCCTTCATTTCAAGCGCAATATTTCTGTCTATCTCACTTCAACTTATGACTTTTAG
- the clpP gene encoding ATP-dependent Clp endopeptidase proteolytic subunit ClpP, with protein MGYIPYVIENTDRGERSYDIYSRLLKDRIVLLSGEINDSVASSIVAQLLFLEAEDPEKDIGLYINSPGGVITSGLSIYDTMNFIRPDVSTICIGQAASMGAFLLSCGAKGKRFSLPHSRIMIHQPLGGAQGQASDIEIISNEILRLKGLMNSILAQNSGQSLEQIAKDTDRDFYMSAKEAKEYGLIDKVLQKNVK; from the coding sequence ATGGGATACATTCCTTATGTAATAGAGAATACCGATCGTGGGGAGCGTAGCTATGATATTTACTCGCGCCTTTTAAAGGATCGCATTGTTTTATTGAGCGGTGAAATTAATGACAGCGTGGCGTCTTCTATCGTGGCCCAACTCTTGTTTTTGGAAGCTGAAGACCCTGAAAAAGACATTGGCTTGTATATCAATTCTCCCGGTGGGGTGATAACAAGCGGTCTTAGCATTTATGACACCATGAATTTTATCCGCCCTGATGTCTCCACGATTTGCATCGGTCAAGCGGCTTCTATGGGGGCGTTTTTACTGAGCTGTGGGGCTAAGGGCAAGCGCTTTTCATTGCCTCATTCAAGGATTATGATCCACCAGCCTTTAGGGGGGGCTCAAGGGCAAGCGAGCGATATTGAAATCATTTCTAACGAGATCCTTAGGCTTAAAGGTTTGATGAATTCTATTTTGGCTCAAAACTCAGGGCAGAGTTTGGAGCAAATCGCTAAAGACACGGACAGGGATTTTTATATGAGCGCTAAAGAAGCTAAAGAGTATGGCTTGATTGATAAAGTGTTACAGAAAAATGTGAAGTGA
- the def gene encoding peptide deformylase: MALLEIIHYPSKILRTISKEVVSFDAKLHQQLDDMHETMIASEGIGLAAIQVGLPLRMLIINLPREDGVQHKEDCLEIINPKFIETGGSIMYREGCLSVPGFYEEVERFEKVKIEYQNRFAEVKVLEASELLAVAIQHEIDHLNGVLFVDKLSILKRKKFEKELKELQKKQKHK, from the coding sequence ATGGCGTTATTAGAGATTATCCATTACCCTTCTAAAATCTTAAGAACGATTTCTAAAGAGGTCGTTTCTTTTGATGCAAAACTCCACCAACAGCTAGATGACATGCATGAGACTATGATCGCTAGTGAGGGGATAGGGTTAGCCGCTATTCAAGTGGGCTTGCCTTTAAGAATGCTCATTATCAACCTCCCACGAGAAGACGGCGTGCAACACAAGGAAGACTGCTTGGAAATCATTAACCCTAAATTTATAGAAACTGGGGGTTCAATAATGTATAGAGAAGGGTGCTTGTCTGTGCCGGGATTTTATGAAGAAGTGGAGCGTTTTGAAAAGGTTAAGATAGAATACCAAAACCGCTTCGCTGAAGTGAAAGTTTTAGAAGCGAGCGAGCTTTTAGCGGTAGCCATTCAGCATGAGATCGATCACCTCAATGGCGTGTTATTCGTGGATAAATTATCCATTTTGAAGCGTAAGAAATTTGAAAAAGAACTCAAAGAGCTGCAAAAAAAACAAAAACACAAGTAA
- the mog gene encoding molybdopterin adenylyltransferase: MQTIHIGVLSASDRASKGIYEDLSGKAIQEVLSEYLLNPLEFHYEIVADERDLIEKSLIKMCDEYQCDLVVTTGGTGPALRDITPEATEKVCQKMLPGFGELMRMTSLKYVPTAILSRQSAGIRNKSLIINLPGKPKSIRECLEAVFPAIPYCVDLILGNYMQVNEKNIQAFRPKQ; this comes from the coding sequence GTGCAAACGATTCATATAGGCGTTTTGAGCGCGAGCGATAGAGCGTCAAAAGGGATTTATGAAGATTTAAGCGGCAAGGCGATACAAGAAGTGTTGAGCGAATACCTGCTCAATCCTTTAGAATTCCATTACGAAATTGTCGCTGATGAAAGGGATTTGATTGAAAAATCGCTGATTAAAATGTGCGATGAATACCAATGCGATCTAGTCGTTACTACAGGAGGCACAGGCCCTGCTTTAAGAGACATAACCCCAGAAGCCACAGAAAAAGTGTGCCAAAAAATGCTTCCTGGTTTTGGAGAGCTTATGCGAATGACTAGTTTAAAATATGTGCCTACAGCGATTCTATCGCGCCAGAGTGCTGGTATTAGGAATAAGAGTTTGATTATTAATCTCCCTGGTAAGCCAAAAAGTATTAGAGAATGCTTAGAGGCGGTTTTTCCAGCGATTCCTTATTGCGTGGATTTGATTTTAGGGAATTATATGCAAGTGAATGAAAAAAACATTCAAGCGTTTCGCCCCAAACAATAA